One bacterium genomic region harbors:
- a CDS encoding HD domain-containing protein, producing the protein MDDHLRFKLDEEVASIEDTSIRLFTAKALERVPDYFWEVPASATGRFHPLDTLGKGGLVLHTKRVAYLAEEIGKAFKIEGVQVDVLRCAAILHDSFKNGVKDNGHTEEDHPLIVRYQLKELESETSHFDEIMRAIECHQGLWGPKPLRMPSKPLEWALHIADFVASRTAIYLYFSGYNPGKMPEELEFPELSEDLTPAITQYLDLREKRAGIEKQMEALKLKITEKMSKMDERKVVTSKGSARLVGETHFKLNQPRLKEILEKSGFWDKVSMVNEKRLQELISDGLISEEDLKDSVEKVSKDVLRIFPRED; encoded by the coding sequence ATGGACGATCATCTGCGATTTAAACTCGACGAAGAAGTAGCATCTATTGAGGATACTTCAATCCGTCTCTTTACAGCCAAGGCTCTTGAGCGGGTTCCCGATTACTTTTGGGAAGTGCCGGCTTCAGCCACAGGCAGGTTCCATCCGCTGGATACTTTGGGCAAGGGCGGACTCGTTCTGCATACAAAGCGAGTGGCCTATCTTGCCGAAGAGATTGGAAAGGCCTTCAAGATAGAGGGCGTGCAAGTGGACGTTTTACGCTGTGCAGCCATACTCCACGATTCATTCAAGAACGGCGTTAAGGACAACGGCCACACCGAAGAAGACCATCCCTTGATTGTCCGCTACCAGCTCAAGGAGCTTGAGTCTGAAACTTCGCATTTCGACGAGATAATGAGGGCTATTGAGTGTCACCAGGGGCTGTGGGGGCCCAAGCCTTTAAGGATGCCGTCTAAACCTTTGGAGTGGGCCCTTCACATTGCCGATTTCGTAGCGTCGCGTACCGCGATATACCTTTATTTCTCAGGGTACAATCCGGGAAAAATGCCGGAGGAGCTCGAATTTCCAGAGCTTTCCGAGGATCTCACGCCCGCTATCACCCAGTATCTCGACTTAAGGGAAAAACGGGCCGGTATTGAAAAGCAGATGGAAGCCCTGAAGCTCAAGATAACGGAGAAGATGTCCAAGATGGATGAGAGAAAAGTCGTGACCTCAAAGGGTTCTGCAAGACTCGTCGGCGAAACCCACTTCAAACTCAATCAGCCCAGGCTTAAGGAGATACTCGAGAAATCAGGGTTCTGGGATAAGGTTTCCATGGTCAACGAGAAAAGACTTCAGGAGTTAATCTCGGACGGACTTATCTCTGAAGAGGACCTTAAGGATTCCGTTGAGAAGGTCTCCAAGGACGTTCTGCGCATATTTCCCCGCGAAGACTGA